One window of the Agrobacterium larrymoorei genome contains the following:
- the galE gene encoding UDP-glucose 4-epimerase GalE, with product MRKKVLVVGGAGYIGSHTCLLLAERGYEPVVFDNLSNGHEEFVRWGPFEQGDIRDRARLDEVFAKHQPEAVLHFAALIEVGESVKNPVAFYDNNVIGALTLLSATMDAGVKAFVFSSTCATYGLPERVPLDEGHPQAPINPYGRTKWIVEQALKDFSTYKDLNSVMLRYFNAAGADFEGRIGEWHKPETHAIPLAIEAALGRRQGFKVFGTDYDTRDGTCVRDYIHILDLADAHVRAVDYLLSGGKTVELNLGTGTGTTVKELLNAISKVSGRPFPVEFAERREGDSTTLVANNDKARDVLGWEPRYTLEDIISSAWRWHSTHNAER from the coding sequence ATGCGAAAGAAAGTTCTCGTTGTCGGCGGGGCCGGATATATTGGCTCCCACACCTGCCTGTTGCTTGCAGAGCGCGGCTACGAACCTGTCGTTTTCGACAATCTCTCCAATGGCCATGAAGAGTTTGTTCGCTGGGGACCATTCGAGCAAGGGGATATTCGCGATAGGGCGAGGCTGGACGAGGTCTTCGCCAAGCATCAACCGGAGGCGGTTCTTCACTTCGCAGCGCTGATCGAGGTCGGTGAATCGGTCAAGAACCCGGTCGCCTTTTACGACAACAACGTCATTGGCGCCCTGACTCTATTGTCCGCGACGATGGACGCGGGCGTGAAGGCTTTCGTCTTTTCATCCACATGCGCGACCTATGGTTTGCCCGAACGTGTTCCGCTGGATGAAGGCCATCCCCAGGCTCCCATCAACCCTTACGGCAGAACCAAATGGATCGTGGAGCAGGCGCTCAAGGATTTCAGCACCTACAAGGATTTAAACTCTGTGATGCTGCGCTATTTCAACGCGGCGGGTGCTGACTTTGAGGGCCGCATTGGAGAATGGCACAAGCCGGAAACGCATGCCATCCCACTCGCGATCGAGGCGGCACTTGGACGCCGCCAGGGTTTCAAAGTGTTTGGCACGGATTATGACACGCGCGACGGCACATGCGTGCGCGACTATATCCACATTCTCGATCTCGCCGATGCCCATGTCAGGGCGGTGGACTATCTTTTGTCTGGTGGAAAGACCGTAGAGCTCAACCTCGGCACCGGGACCGGAACGACTGTCAAGGAGTTGCTCAACGCGATTTCGAAAGTCTCAGGCCGCCCGTTTCCCGTGGAGTTTGCCGAGCGGCGCGAAGGCGACTCCACCACACTTGTCGCCAACAACGACAAGGCGCGGGACGTTCTGGGATGGGAACCGCGCTATACGCTGGAGGACATCATTTCTTCCGCATGGCGCTGGCACTCGACCCATAACGCGGAGCGCTGA
- a CDS encoding DUF883 family protein, with protein sequence MASVRNVEDKVRETLNSAEAEDVSAQLSQLRDDLSNLAKSVKALGVGVSHEVKAQASRVADDAMAKSEQTVHAVRDEIQTLNDNLVYQVQRNPLQSLSIAVATGFLLALVTRR encoded by the coding sequence ATGGCAAGCGTTCGCAACGTGGAAGACAAGGTACGCGAAACCCTCAATAGCGCTGAGGCCGAGGATGTGTCGGCACAGCTGTCGCAGCTGCGTGACGACCTTTCCAACCTTGCAAAGAGCGTCAAGGCACTTGGCGTTGGCGTTTCCCACGAGGTCAAGGCACAGGCATCTCGCGTTGCTGATGACGCTATGGCGAAGTCTGAGCAGACCGTTCACGCGGTTCGCGACGAAATTCAGACACTGAACGACAACCTGGTCTACCAGGTTCAGCGCAACCCGCTTCAGTCTCTCAGCATCGCGGTCGCAACCGGTTTCCTTCTTGCCCTTGTTACGCGTCGATAA
- a CDS encoding saccharopine dehydrogenase family protein, with protein sequence MKKNVLIIGAGGVAQVVAHKCAQNSDVLGDIHIASRTVDKCRKIVESVREKKSLKTEVKLEAHALDAMDIEATKALIEKTGVQIVINVGSAFVNMSVLQACMDTGVAYMDTAIHEDPTKICETPPWYGNYEWKRAAECKDKGVTAILGVGFDPGVVNAYARLAKNEYFDKVTSVDIVDINAGSHGRWFSTNFDPEINFREFTGVVYSWQNGQWQTNQMFEVGQEFDLPVVGKQKAYMTGHDEVHSLSKNMDGADVRFWMGFGDHYINVFTVLKNLGLLSEKPVKTAEGLEVVPLKVVKAVLPDPSSLAPDYVGKTCIGDIVKGTKDGKEREVFIYNVADHKEAYEEVGSQGISYTAGVPPVAAAMLIATGEWDVKQMANVEELPPQPFLNLLNKIGLPSRIKDENGDRALTF encoded by the coding sequence ATGAAGAAGAACGTTCTCATCATCGGCGCCGGTGGCGTAGCACAGGTCGTGGCGCATAAGTGCGCCCAGAATAGCGATGTATTGGGAGACATTCATATTGCGTCACGCACTGTCGATAAGTGCCGCAAGATTGTCGAATCCGTACGTGAAAAGAAGAGCCTCAAGACAGAGGTGAAACTGGAAGCCCATGCGCTGGACGCCATGGATATCGAGGCCACGAAGGCCTTGATAGAGAAGACGGGCGTCCAGATCGTCATCAACGTCGGTTCGGCCTTCGTCAACATGTCCGTTCTTCAGGCCTGCATGGACACAGGTGTTGCCTATATGGATACCGCGATCCACGAGGATCCGACAAAGATTTGCGAGACGCCACCGTGGTACGGAAACTACGAATGGAAGCGTGCCGCCGAATGCAAGGACAAGGGCGTCACCGCCATTCTCGGCGTCGGCTTCGATCCCGGTGTGGTCAATGCCTATGCGCGTCTGGCCAAGAATGAGTATTTCGACAAAGTGACTTCGGTCGATATCGTCGATATCAATGCCGGTAGCCATGGCCGCTGGTTCTCGACCAACTTCGACCCGGAAATCAACTTCCGTGAATTCACCGGCGTGGTCTATTCCTGGCAGAACGGCCAGTGGCAGACGAACCAGATGTTCGAAGTCGGACAGGAATTCGACCTGCCGGTCGTCGGCAAGCAGAAGGCCTATATGACGGGCCATGATGAAGTGCATTCGCTCTCCAAGAATATGGATGGCGCGGATGTTCGTTTCTGGATGGGCTTTGGCGACCATTACATCAACGTCTTCACCGTTCTGAAGAACCTTGGCCTCCTGTCCGAAAAGCCGGTCAAGACGGCTGAAGGTCTGGAAGTGGTTCCGCTCAAGGTGGTCAAGGCCGTGCTGCCCGATCCGTCTTCGCTGGCGCCCGACTATGTCGGCAAGACCTGCATTGGCGATATCGTCAAGGGTACGAAGGACGGCAAGGAGCGCGAAGTCTTCATCTACAACGTGGCTGACCACAAGGAAGCCTACGAAGAAGTCGGCTCGCAGGGCATCTCCTACACGGCTGGCGTTCCGCCGGTCGCAGCAGCGATGCTGATTGCCACGGGTGAATGGGACGTGAAGCAGATGGCGAATGTCGAAGAACTTCCGCCGCAGCCGTTCCTCAACCTCTTGAACAAGATCGGCTTGCCGAGCCGGATCAAGGACGAAAACGGCGATCGCGCTTTGACGTTCTAA
- the nspC gene encoding carboxynorspermidine decarboxylase gives MLQTPYYLIDKTKLLRNMEKIAYVREKSGAKALLALKCFATWSVFDFMAEFMDGTTSSSLYEVRLGHEKFGGETHAYSVAYADYEIDEVVSHADKIIFNSVGQLERFADKASGIVRGLRLNPQVSSSTFDLADPARPFSRLGEWDVAKVEKVMDRISGFMIHNNCENNDFGLFDKMLGQIEKKFGSLLSKAEWVSLGGGIHFTGENYPLDQFCDRLKQFSEKYGVQVYLEPGEASITKSTTLEVSVLDTLFNGKNLAIVDSSIEAHMLDLLIYRENAKVSPNEGNHSYMVCGKSCLAGDVFGEFKFANELKVGDRVSFQDAAGYTMVKKNWFNGVKMPAIAIKELDGSIRTVREFDFVDYQQSLS, from the coding sequence ATGCTGCAAACACCTTACTACCTGATCGACAAGACCAAGCTTCTCCGCAACATGGAGAAGATTGCCTATGTGCGCGAAAAATCGGGCGCCAAGGCTCTTCTCGCGCTCAAGTGCTTTGCCACATGGTCGGTCTTCGATTTTATGGCTGAGTTTATGGACGGCACGACGTCGTCCTCGCTCTACGAGGTGCGACTGGGACACGAAAAGTTCGGCGGCGAAACGCACGCCTATTCCGTCGCCTATGCCGATTACGAGATCGATGAGGTCGTATCCCATGCCGACAAGATCATCTTCAACTCCGTAGGTCAGCTTGAACGCTTCGCCGACAAGGCGTCCGGCATCGTTCGTGGCCTTCGCCTCAATCCGCAGGTGAGTTCTTCCACTTTCGATCTCGCAGACCCAGCTCGCCCTTTCAGCCGTCTCGGCGAATGGGATGTGGCGAAGGTTGAAAAGGTCATGGACCGCATTTCCGGTTTCATGATCCATAACAACTGCGAAAACAATGATTTCGGCCTCTTCGACAAGATGCTTGGCCAGATCGAGAAAAAGTTCGGCTCGCTTTTGTCTAAGGCCGAGTGGGTCAGCCTCGGCGGCGGCATTCATTTTACTGGCGAGAACTACCCACTCGACCAGTTCTGCGACCGCCTCAAGCAGTTTTCTGAAAAATATGGCGTGCAGGTCTATCTTGAGCCCGGCGAAGCATCGATCACCAAGAGCACGACGCTGGAAGTCTCTGTTCTCGACACGCTGTTCAATGGCAAGAACCTCGCCATTGTCGATAGCTCCATCGAAGCCCATATGCTGGATCTCTTGATCTATCGCGAGAACGCCAAAGTCTCTCCCAACGAAGGCAATCATTCCTATATGGTATGCGGCAAGTCCTGCCTCGCGGGCGATGTTTTCGGCGAGTTCAAGTTCGCAAACGAGTTGAAGGTCGGCGATCGCGTCTCTTTCCAGGATGCAGCGGGCTATACGATGGTCAAGAAGAACTGGTTCAACGGTGTGAAGATGCCGGCGATCGCCATCAAGGAACTGGACGGCAGCATTCGAACCGTCCGTGAATTCGACTTTGTCGACTATCAGCAAAGTCTGTCGTAA